One window of the Candidatus Wolbachia massiliensis genome contains the following:
- a CDS encoding WPE palindromic element domain-containing protein, whose translation MQPSFNIPFPNLYTRNGLVKLDETFLNYVKSCDENLFYSLIEARKKAASFAMPSQCSTLGSTEQPISVTQITDSQLIIDLSYLLDEFIAKLFNIEKEIEELKKKHNDFAVIYKCKRLFIQRYALKKYTDTANIDIDHVTEKLNQFLTLPIAEKSFAEQVMHWFEDKENHKEEIELAAQYAAWRVKNKQGILFSVHRKIDHENLIPFSKKEVDKVKVLYSDEIKRRYGFDLTSEKVSLDKALDNAHYCIFCHKQNKDSCSKGLLETSVSFQHVMLESKEEEEKIPVSATSMGSTQITERGIKSPLNNDNTFKHSPLRVELHGCPLEQKISEMNLVKSEGYNIASLAIVMVDNPLCAATGHRICNDCMNSCIYQKQEPVNVPIIETRILDDVLSLPYGFEIYSLLSRWNPLNFQRSFPKENTGKNVLVVGLGPAGFNLVHHLLNDGHNVVAIDGLKIEPLIDDFQLIKNFKHEKLSERTASGFGGVAEYGITSRWDKNYLKIIRLLLERRENFAIYGGIRFGGTVTVDDAFNLGFDHVALALGSGKPRMIKIKNMLARGVRMASDFLMSLQLSGALKFDSIANLQIRMPIVVIGAGLTAIDTATEALAYYPVQIEKFLLRYEVLVDKYGRDYVEKDWTEEEREIANEFISHAQLIREERELAKGENREAKILELMQSLGGVKVIYRKELKDSPSYRLNSEEVQNAFSEGIYFIENLEPVEIVTDKYSHAESIKLIDTKSREIKHIKARSILIAAGTEPNTVIATEDKKHFKLSNGYFTHLNSLGEEIDPIFSPKMQDKDRILVYKQGNRAVSFFGDLHPSYSGSVVKAMASAKNGYPIISRLLSKINNSFISVIPAFIPTGQPYERYNIRVTFTKKDVIPVPRHWDPENLTLNERTRWLYNENWIPVSSTGMTLEHLANKEFFNKIKEQFTARVIKVQYLTNKVVEIVIKAPLAARNFQPGQFFRLQNFETNSKKVNNTNLAMEGIAVTGTEVDKEKGLISTIVLETGGSTDLCRYLRKGEQIVLMGPTGQPSISYTFFLP comes from the coding sequence ATGCAGCCAAGCTTCAACATCCCATTTCCGAACCTATATACTCGCAATGGATTGGTAAAATTAGATGAGACATTTTTAAATTATGTTAAATCATGCGATGAAAATTTATTTTATTCATTGATTGAAGCAAGAAAAAAAGCAGCCTCCTTTGCAATGCCATCCCAATGCTCGACACTGGGATCCACAGAACAACCAATCTCAGTCACCCAAATTACAGATAGTCAGCTAATTATAGACCTTTCGTATTTACTGGATGAATTTATCGCAAAACTTTTCAATATTGAGAAAGAAATAGAGGAGCTAAAGAAAAAGCACAATGATTTTGCTGTAATATATAAGTGCAAAAGGTTATTTATCCAACGCTACGCACTAAAGAAATATACTGACACAGCAAATATAGATATTGATCACGTTACCGAAAAACTAAATCAATTCCTCACTTTACCTATAGCAGAAAAAAGTTTCGCCGAGCAGGTAATGCATTGGTTTGAAGATAAAGAAAATCACAAGGAAGAAATAGAACTTGCAGCACAATATGCAGCGTGGAGAGTGAAAAATAAACAGGGCATACTCTTTAGTGTTCATAGAAAAATTGATCATGAAAACCTCATACCGTTTTCTAAAAAGGAAGTGGACAAAGTTAAAGTGCTGTATTCAGACGAAATAAAAAGACGATATGGTTTTGACCTAACAAGCGAAAAAGTGAGTTTAGATAAAGCATTAGATAATGCTCACTACTGCATATTTTGTCATAAGCAAAATAAGGATAGTTGCTCAAAGGGATTATTGGAAACTTCGGTGTCATTCCAGCACGTGATGCTAGAATCCAAAGAGGAAGAAGAGAAGATACCAGTGTCCGCTACTTCGATGGGGAGTACTCAGATAACAGAGAGAGGCATAAAAAGTCCATTGAATAATGACAATACTTTTAAGCACTCTCCACTCAGAGTTGAACTGCATGGCTGTCCACTAGAGCAGAAAATATCAGAAATGAATCTGGTGAAAAGTGAGGGATACAACATAGCAAGTCTTGCAATTGTGATGGTAGACAATCCATTATGTGCAGCTACTGGGCACAGAATATGCAATGACTGTATGAACTCTTGCATATATCAAAAACAGGAACCCGTAAACGTGCCCATAATTGAAACAAGAATTTTGGATGATGTGCTCAGTTTGCCGTATGGATTTGAAATATATTCTCTGCTCAGTCGTTGGAATCCTTTAAATTTTCAGCGATCATTTCCAAAAGAAAATACTGGAAAAAACGTCTTGGTTGTGGGGCTCGGTCCTGCAGGTTTTAATTTAGTTCACCATTTATTAAATGATGGGCATAATGTTGTTGCTATTGATGGATTAAAGATTGAGCCTTTGATCGATGATTTCCAGCTAATTAAAAATTTCAAACATGAAAAATTGAGTGAACGCACAGCCAGTGGATTTGGTGGAGTGGCAGAGTATGGTATTACTTCTCGGTGGGACAAGAACTACTTGAAAATTATTAGATTGTTACTAGAAAGACGTGAAAATTTTGCAATCTATGGAGGTATTCGTTTTGGTGGTACGGTAACCGTTGATGACGCATTCAACTTGGGTTTTGATCATGTCGCCCTAGCACTTGGCTCTGGCAAGCCACGAATGATAAAAATAAAGAACATGTTAGCCAGAGGAGTACGTATGGCATCTGATTTTTTGATGTCATTGCAACTAAGTGGTGCTCTCAAATTTGATTCCATAGCAAATCTGCAAATTCGTATGCCAATAGTTGTCATAGGTGCGGGACTTACGGCAATTGATACTGCCACTGAAGCTTTAGCGTATTATCCAGTTCAGATAGAAAAATTTCTTCTTCGTTATGAAGTATTGGTTGATAAATACGGTAGGGACTATGTTGAAAAAGACTGGACAGAAGAAGAACGTGAGATTGCGAATGAGTTTATATCTCATGCACAGCTAATCCGAGAAGAGCGAGAGTTAGCAAAAGGAGAGAATAGAGAAGCAAAAATATTAGAGTTGATGCAAAGCTTGGGGGGAGTGAAAGTTATATACAGAAAAGAGCTAAAGGATTCGCCAAGTTACAGGTTGAATAGCGAAGAGGTACAAAATGCGTTTTCAGAAGGGATTTACTTTATTGAAAACTTAGAGCCAGTTGAAATCGTGACAGATAAATATAGTCATGCTGAGTCGATAAAGCTGATAGACACAAAATCTCGCGAAATCAAACATATAAAAGCACGTTCTATCCTCATAGCAGCAGGTACTGAACCGAATACAGTCATTGCAACAGAAGATAAAAAGCACTTTAAATTAAGCAATGGGTATTTCACTCATTTGAACTCGTTGGGAGAGGAAATAGATCCGATATTCTCTCCTAAGATGCAAGATAAAGATAGAATATTAGTATATAAGCAAGGCAATAGGGCAGTTAGTTTTTTTGGTGACCTTCATCCTTCATATAGTGGCAGCGTTGTGAAAGCTATGGCAAGTGCTAAAAACGGCTACCCTATTATTTCTCGGCTTTTGAGTAAAATTAATAATAGCTTCATTTCTGTTATTCCAGCTTTCATCCCAACTGGACAACCGTATGAACGTTATAATATAAGAGTAACTTTCACCAAAAAGGATGTTATCCCAGTGCCCAGACACTGGGATCCAGAAAACTTAACTTTAAATGAGCGCACCAGATGGCTGTATAACGAAAACTGGATTCCAGTGTCAAGCACTGGAATGACACTAGAACACCTGGCCAATAAAGAATTCTTCAATAAGATCAAAGAGCAATTTACTGCAAGGGTTATAAAAGTTCAATATTTAACCAATAAAGTGGTAGAGATAGTGATTAAAGCACCACTTGCTGCGAGAAACTTTCAGCCTGGGCAATTCTTTAGATTGCAAAATTTCGAAACCAACAGTAAAAAAGTCAATAACACAAATCTTGCCATGGAAGGCATAGCTGTAACCGGCACTGAAGTAGACAAAGAAAAAGGACTTATTTCTACCATTGTGCTGGAAACCGGAGGCTCCACTGATTTATGCAGATACTTAAGAAAAGGTGAGCAAATAGTTCTTATGGGCCCAACTGGTCAACCTTCTATTTCCTATACTTTCTTTCTTCCTTAA
- a CDS encoding OmpH family outer membrane protein, producing the protein MKHTQLFISVIALVISLFAGYKVIERQPQSSYNIKAVIIDSDKVINESLALQSVQQQIREQNSRLQQEFESELEKFKPSQEEFELLSEEAKKEKTEQFNKHAVSARDNYTRKMSHLEESYRDAVDSIFNKIKEVAKKTAEKNNIDLVLFISKKNQVLYSMDEVDLSDVVLKNINKEIPEFTLKGIN; encoded by the coding sequence ATGAAACACACACAATTATTTATATCAGTTATTGCTTTAGTTATTTCCTTATTTGCGGGATATAAGGTTATAGAACGTCAACCTCAAAGTTCGTATAACATAAAAGCTGTGATTATTGATAGCGATAAAGTTATCAATGAATCTCTTGCTCTGCAGAGTGTACAGCAGCAAATAAGAGAGCAGAACTCTAGACTACAGCAAGAGTTTGAAAGTGAATTAGAAAAATTCAAGCCTTCACAAGAGGAATTTGAACTTTTGTCGGAAGAAGCAAAAAAGGAAAAGACAGAGCAATTTAACAAACATGCTGTAAGTGCTAGAGACAATTACACTAGAAAAATGTCACATTTGGAAGAAAGTTATAGAGATGCAGTAGATAGTATTTTTAACAAGATAAAAGAAGTTGCTAAAAAAACAGCAGAAAAAAACAATATAGATTTGGTACTGTTTATTTCAAAGAAAAACCAAGTTTTATACTCTATGGATGAAGTTGATTTGTCAGATGTGGTATTAAAAAATATAAATAAAGAAATACCCGAATTTACTTTAAAAGGCATTAATTAG
- the fabZ gene encoding 3-hydroxyacyl-ACP dehydratase FabZ: MQFNISDIIKILPHSYPFLLVDRVIECDPGKSIKAIKNVTFNEPFFIGHFPGHPIMPGVLIIESLAQASAICVLGKENQNTMKNKVVYFMSIENAKFRRPVTPGDTLILQSSIKNARLSACKFECFAYVGEEKVAEATILAML, encoded by the coding sequence ATGCAGTTTAATATCAGTGATATTATAAAAATACTACCACATTCTTATCCATTTCTCTTAGTGGATAGAGTGATAGAATGTGATCCAGGTAAAAGTATAAAAGCAATTAAAAACGTGACTTTCAATGAACCGTTCTTTATTGGCCATTTTCCTGGCCATCCAATAATGCCAGGAGTTTTAATAATTGAATCTCTAGCTCAGGCATCTGCAATATGCGTTCTTGGTAAAGAAAATCAAAATACAATGAAAAATAAAGTTGTTTATTTTATGTCCATTGAAAATGCGAAATTCAGAAGACCAGTTACTCCAGGAGATACGCTGATTCTTCAATCTAGCATTAAAAATGCGCGTTTAAGTGCATGTAAATTTGAGTGCTTTGCATATGTTGGTGAAGAAAAAGTTGCAGAAGCAACAATTTTAGCCATGTTATAA